From the Deinococcus arcticus genome, one window contains:
- a CDS encoding ZIP family metal transporter, with product MSAPAVGGGRWASLWGLALVPLLLLGAVLAYLVATGGGLKTLQGPPVEQVKVGRVTLPERGVIQVQVINDGPQAVTIPQVMVDDAFWSFTARPAGAIPRLGTATLTIPYPWVEGEAHNVALLTSLGTVFEAEIPVATLTPQPGRDLFVRFGLVGLYVGVVPVLLGMLWFPWMRRLSAPAMNFILALTVGLLVYLAVGTYLDAQAFAAALPAFWQGTPAVLLIALLTLGVLLALGGKRKPEDAPLGLSYRIATGIGLHNLGEGLAIGAAFALGEAALGTFLILGFTLHNITEGVGIVAPVVRHRPRLTQFALLALIAGGPAILGTWLGGFAFNPVLATVFLAVGVGAIVQVVWEVSRLVARNTAALGAPLVGWSTLGGFTVGVALMYFTAFFVKF from the coding sequence GTGAGTGCGCCGGCCGTGGGGGGCGGCCGCTGGGCCAGTCTCTGGGGCCTGGCCCTGGTGCCGCTGTTGCTGCTGGGCGCGGTGCTTGCGTATCTGGTGGCGACCGGCGGCGGGCTCAAGACGCTTCAGGGGCCGCCCGTCGAGCAGGTCAAGGTGGGCCGCGTGACCCTCCCCGAGCGCGGCGTCATTCAGGTGCAGGTGATCAACGACGGCCCGCAGGCCGTCACGATTCCGCAGGTGATGGTGGATGACGCGTTCTGGTCGTTCACGGCCCGGCCCGCTGGGGCCATTCCCCGCCTGGGCACCGCAACGCTGACGATTCCTTATCCCTGGGTGGAGGGCGAGGCCCACAACGTGGCGCTGCTGACCTCACTGGGCACGGTGTTCGAAGCAGAGATTCCGGTCGCCACCCTGACCCCGCAGCCGGGCCGCGATCTGTTCGTGCGCTTCGGCCTGGTCGGGTTGTATGTGGGCGTGGTGCCGGTGCTGCTGGGCATGCTCTGGTTTCCCTGGATGCGCCGCCTGAGTGCCCCGGCCATGAACTTCATTCTGGCCCTGACGGTGGGCCTGCTCGTCTACCTCGCGGTGGGCACCTACCTGGACGCGCAGGCGTTCGCGGCCGCGCTGCCCGCCTTCTGGCAGGGCACCCCAGCCGTGCTGCTGATCGCCCTGTTGACCTTGGGGGTCCTGCTGGCCCTGGGGGGCAAGCGCAAGCCCGAGGACGCGCCGCTGGGCCTGTCCTACCGCATCGCCACGGGGATCGGGCTGCACAACCTTGGCGAGGGCCTGGCGATTGGGGCGGCGTTTGCGCTGGGCGAAGCGGCGCTGGGCACCTTCCTGATTCTGGGCTTCACCCTGCACAACATCACGGAGGGGGTGGGCATCGTGGCCCCCGTCGTGCGCCACAGGCCCAGGCTCACTCAGTTTGCCCTGCTGGCGCTGATCGCTGGTGGACCCGCCATCCTGGGCACCTGGCTGGGCGGCTTCGCCTTCAATCCGGTGCTGGCGACCGTGTTCCTGGCGGTGGGGGTGGGCGCCATCGTGCAGGTGGTCTGGGAAGTCAGCCGCCTGGTGGCGCGCAACACGGCGGCCTTGGGCGCGCCCCTGGTGGGCTGGTCCACCCTGGGCGGCTTTACCGTCGGCGTCGCCCTGATGTACTTCACCGCCTTCTTCGTCAAGTTTTAA